ACATTTATTTATAAGTAGACCTATTATTTTTAAACGGGATCACCAGCAAAAACAACCACAGCAATAaaaaacaacactaaacaataataATCATGTAATAATGCCAAACATATCCATCGTGATTGTTAGTCTAAAACCTTAAAAAGTTTGGTCCTCCATTGCACCGCTTCACAGAAACATCTGTCAGGTCAGTTGTCACCAAGGTGGTTTTTTTCACCCAGCAACATGTGCTTCCTGTAGAACTTAAGTCAGAAAAACTCCCCTAGGCTGGAGGGCCTGTCAGTCACCATAACAACCCAGCTGATTGAGTCTCTAGGTGCAGAGAGACACAGTGTTTAGAAGACTCTTGATACTGTTAGCGCTGGGCAGAGAATAAATAGAGATGCCGGTGGCAACAGGTGTAGGGCTGCTCCTGCAGTTACCTGCGAGGGGGCTGACACCTTGGACACAAACAAGATAGATGACACATTAAAATGTTGGCCATTATTACTATACATGGAAGTAGAAGGGGTAATGTGGGGTCGATGGACagatttttttcttcattttccaGACACCATTACTCACTTGTCACAatctttcactctctgtctctcctttctttttcttcctcttcctctttgtcCCCTCCTGCAGAAAGACATCGGCAatattgtcacggttcatgaatccactgcctcactctctcttttctctctctctctctctctctctctctcgctctctctctctctctctctcctgtgtttgtgtgggcgtggttcccaatcttggcctgattgtctgcgccagctggaattaattatcttcccctttatatgttctgtaacctgtgtttcttgttgtcagatcgttgtttcttccctgaggttgtgtcgtgtgtcagtgctcattctctctcagcccttgtggggattatctgctgtgctccttcctacccagccggactcactcccttggatttctcagcactctatcatcagaggatgtgccctaggccctgggttggattctgtctgagtatattctgtctgtcctgtggatactgtaaactattttcattaaaccatcgttgcttgcatcttgcatccgcctctgtaatGTGACAAATATGAGCTCAACtaaatcacatcaaatcaaattttattggtcacatacacatggttagcaggtgttattgcgagtgtagcgaaatgcttgtatcaACTGTTACAGAGACAGCAAGATTTCTGTCCCACTCTCAAACTATACAATGGACATTTTGACAATTGCTATGCTCACCTTTCACTTTTCACCACAGCCTTCCTGATTCTGAGAATGAAATATGAACAATACAGATTAATTATATAAAACTCAGTCATATCATTTCACATAAGATCATATTACAATGTAACTGATTTACATGACCAAAATTATTATTACCAAAGCAGGTAGTCTTTTTGTCTCTTACCTACATTGACATGTCTGGTGCTCCACAAAAGACATCTCAACGTATTCTTGACCCTGTTCCCCTGGCTTGATTTTCAACAGCTAAGAAGTAAGACAATTTGTTGAACATGTTGCGGGCGGAaaagtaaaaaacaaaacaaattgttTTGTCCTGGCATGCAAATAGAATAGACTGATGATCTCACAACATGGCAGCCATCCTCAGAAGGGACGAGCCCTATTACCTGCATGGTGACATTAGAGGTCTGAGTAGGGTGGCACTCCAGATTCTCATCGCCACAGCAACCAGCGCAGCGCACTAGGGGCACACAGGAGGGACTATAGATGTGCTCCACCTCCCCGGGGTACTCCTGGACCACCTCCACCAGCTTCTCTATGGTCCGGCAGAAACTACGACCCCACACCTCCTGGAACGTTaacactgggggagaggagagagagaggacagaggagagatggtGAGACAGCTGTCCATCACAGGTCATATGAATAGAGGTGATGAGCTCACAAAGCCATTGTACAGAGTCCTGGATGCCCCAACCACATCCACGCCTGTCTCCTGGCAGCTCCCCAGCCGGATGGATCTGGACCAGAGAAGAGATGGCTGGTGCTGAACCTGCACGTAGAGGGGATTACCAGTTTCAACAATCTTCAGGCGGGACAGGCGCACACTTGCACAATTACAGTGTGCCTCATTAGCCCGGTCTGGCtgagttatgtgtgtgtgttttcagcttCCTTTATATTTCCCTGTCTGCTTTCCTTTTTTTTTTGCCGTGATGTACTCTACTCACTGTCTATGTTATTGCAACCACTAGGGCAAAAACAGAGCCATCTGCAGATCGTTTAAAATAGATTCAGGACACTCATCAAATATTGCTgctgaaacatttttttttaaatgtcatgtGCCTGGTGTGTATCCTGTTATCATTTTTAAGAAAAATTGTTTGTGTAATACAAGTTTTCCTATGGGAGCATATGTGTGAAAGTGTCCCCATAGCATCGTCAGGAAAGAAAAACAGGGCCCAACTCTGCCAGAACaaacagagaggaaagagaaaacaAACAGTGGAAAAATGTCTATGAACAGAACCTGCCTGGAGAAGAGCTGAGCTGCCCCCCAGGCACCTCTGGGATTTGGCTGACCCTGGGGTCACCGCATGGAGCCCGGCACCACAACAGCTGTTTATAAAAGCAGACAGGCCAGGGAGGGGTGAAGGAGATGTGGTgcggaggtggggagagagacggggctATGGGGCTATGGCCCATCATTGGTCTAACCATAACTTCCCCACACTTCTCTGTCAGTATCTTGTCTTTCTTTTTTCCTGTGGTTTTTCTCTATCCTCCTAACAGACTATAAGTGCAGCGATTTACAGtatagtggggagagagggagtgaggaagcGTGTGAAAG
The sequence above is a segment of the Salvelinus fontinalis isolate EN_2023a chromosome 15, ASM2944872v1, whole genome shotgun sequence genome. Coding sequences within it:
- the LOC129811690 gene encoding placenta growth factor-like; amino-acid sequence: MKPFASFVIQIAVTLQLQLSPAQITASSSSNSTTGVLTFQEVWGRSFCRTIEKLVEVVQEYPGEVEHIYSPSCVPLVRCAGCCGDENLECHPTQTSNVTMQLLKIKPGEQGQEYVEMSFVEHQTCQCRIRKAVVKSERRGQRGRGRKRKERQRVKDCDKCQPPRR